A portion of the Toxotes jaculatrix isolate fToxJac2 chromosome 16, fToxJac2.pri, whole genome shotgun sequence genome contains these proteins:
- the LOC121195551 gene encoding transmembrane protein 250, with protein MPVIPIPRRVRSFHGPHTTCMHSACGSTHTSKLVHTKYNNFDLYLRSRCMYSFLRFLLYFGCSLLTSLLWVALSALFFLQYVSVRVLLRLQYKLSVILLLLGHRRLDFGVLNDLIIYSMQITMFLVGGLGWCFMVFVDM; from the coding sequence ATGCCTGTGATCCCCATCCCACGGCGGGTGCGCAGCTTCCATGGCCCCCACACCACCTGCATGCACTCGGCCTGTGGGTCGACACACACCTCCAAGCTAGTGCACACCAAGTACAATAACTTTGACCTCTACTTGCGCTCACGTTGCATGTACAGCTTCCTGCGTTTCCTCCTATACTTTGGCTGCAGTCTGCTGACCTCTCTGCTCTGGGTGGCGCTCTCCGCTCTCTTCTTCCTGCAGTACGTCAGCGTGCGCGTTCTCCTGCGGCTGCAGTACAAGCTGTCTGTCATTCTGCTTCTGTTAGGGCACCGGCGCCTGGACTTTGGGGTGCTTAATGACCTGATCATCTACAGCATGCAGATCACCATGTTTCTGGTGGGGGGGCTTGGCTGGTGCTTTATGGTGTTTGTGGACATGTAG